A portion of the Bdellovibrio bacteriovorus genome contains these proteins:
- a CDS encoding tetratricopeptide repeat protein: MFPYTRAAIFLPFLVTLTACATFTSNETDKAPYYESSFNDRNRAPASFAPQSVASGPDNTTTIDPLYMRTQADYYFAMGEAYSLEGNSAKALEAFKNTLIYDQESPAVHMRLAAEYLKQGLLSESLTQGEEAAKKDPKNVDAHLLLGGLYSSMKLYPKAMDQYNTVMKLEPKNTEAPLYIGALYSEQKQPDKAVKYFESLAKNPDYTTPHLAWYYIGRVRMEQPEAKYQKGAEEAFKKSLSIKPEFVDSLLSLGAMYTKDKKEEKALAMYREYQKENTPNSRVAEILAQTYIEQGDYEKAYDQLEIIERDSDEPLNVRMKMALILIDQKRFDQAAEKLQEVLKEAPDSDKVRFYLAAVYEETHKNELAVREYKKVPASSTYYGEAVVHTAYILKGMGKLDEAVQTAAEGLKNRQDQPQIYAMYASLLDEKSDYKTASAVLEQGLVKFPENAQLRFYYGTIQDRLGNKSLVVSEMKKVLEIDPNHVQGMNYLAFTWAEMGTQLPEAEKLARKASELEPQDGYVLDTLGWVLYKQSKYSEAVKVLEAAHKYQGTVSVIAEHLGDAYYKQSMVDKAKNMYRKAADLETDKRKVQEIRNKITAIEKQELSSPRMPASVEKPTDKPIAEHAQ, translated from the coding sequence ATGTTTCCATACACTAGGGCCGCAATATTCCTTCCCTTTCTCGTAACACTCACGGCATGTGCGACGTTCACGTCGAATGAAACTGATAAAGCGCCGTATTACGAGTCTTCCTTCAACGATAGAAACAGAGCTCCTGCGTCTTTTGCTCCTCAGTCTGTTGCCTCTGGTCCGGACAACACGACGACGATTGATCCTCTCTACATGAGAACTCAAGCTGATTATTACTTCGCGATGGGTGAGGCTTATTCACTCGAAGGCAATTCAGCAAAAGCACTCGAGGCTTTCAAAAACACATTGATCTACGATCAAGAATCTCCCGCAGTGCATATGCGTTTGGCGGCGGAATACCTTAAGCAAGGTCTTTTGTCAGAATCTTTGACTCAAGGTGAAGAGGCCGCAAAGAAAGATCCAAAAAACGTGGATGCGCATTTGTTGTTGGGGGGCTTGTATTCTTCGATGAAGCTTTATCCAAAGGCGATGGATCAATACAACACCGTGATGAAGCTTGAGCCCAAAAACACGGAAGCGCCGCTTTACATTGGTGCGCTGTACTCTGAACAGAAACAACCAGACAAAGCCGTAAAATATTTTGAATCTTTGGCAAAGAATCCAGATTACACGACTCCACACTTGGCTTGGTATTACATCGGCCGTGTACGCATGGAACAGCCAGAGGCTAAATATCAAAAAGGTGCGGAAGAGGCATTTAAAAAGTCTTTAAGCATCAAGCCTGAATTCGTAGATTCACTTCTTTCATTGGGTGCGATGTACACGAAAGACAAAAAAGAAGAAAAAGCTTTGGCGATGTACCGTGAATACCAAAAAGAAAATACGCCGAACTCTCGAGTCGCAGAAATCTTGGCGCAAACTTATATTGAGCAAGGCGATTACGAAAAAGCTTATGATCAGTTGGAGATAATTGAACGGGATTCTGATGAGCCACTAAATGTTAGAATGAAAATGGCTTTGATCTTAATTGACCAAAAACGTTTTGATCAAGCGGCTGAAAAATTACAAGAAGTTCTTAAAGAGGCTCCAGATTCAGACAAAGTCAGATTCTATTTGGCGGCTGTTTATGAAGAGACTCATAAAAACGAACTTGCCGTTCGTGAATATAAAAAGGTACCAGCTTCAAGCACTTATTACGGTGAAGCGGTAGTGCATACGGCTTATATTCTAAAGGGCATGGGTAAACTTGATGAAGCAGTTCAGACTGCGGCGGAAGGCTTGAAAAACCGTCAAGACCAACCACAAATTTATGCAATGTACGCTTCATTGTTAGATGAAAAGTCAGACTATAAAACGGCGTCTGCGGTATTAGAGCAAGGCTTGGTGAAGTTTCCAGAAAATGCGCAACTTAGATTTTATTATGGCACGATCCAGGATCGTTTGGGTAATAAGTCATTGGTTGTAAGCGAAATGAAAAAAGTTTTAGAGATCGATCCAAATCACGTTCAAGGCATGAATTATCTTGCATTTACTTGGGCAGAAATGGGAACGCAGCTTCCTGAGGCTGAAAAATTAGCGCGCAAGGCTTCAGAACTAGAGCCGCAAGATGGTTATGTTTTAGATACTTTGGGGTGGGTTCTTTATAAGCAAAGCAAATACAGCGAAGCGGTGAAAGTCTTAGAAGCGGCTCACAAGTATCAAGGCACGGTGAGTGTGATTGCTGAACACTTAGGTGATGCTTACTATAAGCAGTCGATGGTGGATAAAGCGAAGAACATGTACCGTAAGGCTGCGGATTTAGAAACGGATAAACGTAAAGTGCAAGAAATCCGTAACAAAATCACTGCGATTGAAAAACAAGAGCTTTCATCGCCACGTATGCCTGCTTCGGTTGAAAAACCAACGGATAAACCTATTGCGGAGCACGCTCAGTAA
- a CDS encoding COG3014 family protein: MIFNLQRLTLVVGLFFVSGLLGCATYQSKVETARTAIETGNPDKAVKELKPLAEKEDGDQLVYLLDYATALQIAGDIKESNKAFLKADRLADQVDYQSISRIAGSLALNEEMVQYKGDTFEKIFINAYLAMNFLEIGQLDDALVEARRINEKYLKYRADEKQNFELNSFSKYLSAMIWEANRSYDDAYIAYAETYKIDPSISTLGEDLIRSAKLARRMDTYKDWKKKFPEVQEEDSWYDRRKGELVILFQQGWGPRKQASNNEYRFPVLRPVFSETQKARLVISDSNKVLVSQKVYDVQEAAIATLRDDQGILLAKRVAGLATKAVLSDQVRQKNEALGALAWVAMNIADRADVRQWSFLPQTIQTIRIQLPPGKYKFRLEGLTHGLSATGENLADREIEIKAGQKKFAVWRSVK; encoded by the coding sequence ATGATTTTTAATCTGCAAAGACTCACGCTGGTCGTGGGTCTTTTTTTTGTGAGCGGTCTTTTGGGTTGTGCGACCTATCAGAGCAAGGTCGAAACGGCTCGCACCGCCATTGAAACAGGGAATCCGGATAAAGCCGTTAAAGAGTTAAAGCCCCTGGCAGAAAAAGAAGACGGCGATCAGTTAGTTTATTTATTAGACTATGCGACAGCCCTGCAGATCGCGGGCGATATCAAAGAAAGTAATAAAGCCTTTTTAAAAGCAGATAGACTTGCTGATCAGGTGGACTATCAATCCATTTCGCGTATCGCGGGGTCACTCGCTTTGAACGAAGAAATGGTTCAGTACAAAGGCGACACTTTTGAAAAGATCTTTATCAACGCATATCTTGCGATGAATTTTTTAGAGATCGGCCAACTGGATGATGCTTTGGTTGAAGCTCGCCGTATCAATGAAAAGTACTTGAAATACCGTGCGGATGAAAAACAAAATTTCGAGTTAAACTCTTTCAGTAAATACTTATCCGCCATGATTTGGGAAGCCAATCGTAGTTATGACGATGCTTACATCGCCTATGCGGAAACCTATAAAATCGATCCTTCAATTTCGACTCTTGGCGAAGACCTCATTCGTTCGGCAAAATTAGCGCGACGAATGGATACCTACAAAGATTGGAAAAAGAAGTTTCCAGAAGTTCAAGAAGAGGACTCTTGGTATGACCGCCGCAAAGGAGAGCTGGTTATTCTTTTTCAACAAGGATGGGGACCGCGCAAACAGGCATCCAATAACGAATATCGCTTTCCGGTACTCCGGCCGGTCTTCAGTGAAACTCAAAAAGCGCGCTTAGTGATTTCTGATTCCAATAAAGTTTTAGTCAGTCAAAAAGTGTACGATGTGCAGGAAGCCGCTATTGCCACGTTAAGGGACGACCAAGGCATTTTATTAGCCAAGCGGGTTGCGGGTCTGGCGACAAAAGCTGTTTTATCGGATCAAGTTCGACAAAAAAATGAGGCCTTAGGTGCGTTAGCATGGGTCGCGATGAATATCGCCGATCGCGCCGATGTTCGGCAGTGGTCTTTCTTACCGCAAACAATTCAAACCATCCGCATTCAGCTCCCGCCGGGAAAATATAAATTCCGTCTGGAAGGTTTAACTCATGGACTGAGCGCCACGGGCGAAAATCTGGCAGACCGCGAAATCGAAATCAAAGCTGGTCAAAAGAAATTCGCCGTTTGGCGCTCTGTAAAATAA
- the lpoB gene encoding penicillin-binding protein activator LpoB — MKKNLTLALLSLSFIATVSCGPKAFVKGQYDDVNRENLMNDQWSETDMQKAVQDLVASLMNSPIITQSKKMPVVMVTNLQNKTSEHIDTQSIMDMVRVELMQSGRVAFIDKEARQDISDEYNYQNSGMVEDASKKGPGGQIGADFIINGRLDSIVQEVGKDKSVYYKLTLNLTNLKTSMIQWTNQKQIRKTFKKKSIGL, encoded by the coding sequence AAAAGAATTTAACATTGGCTTTGCTTTCATTGTCTTTCATTGCGACCGTAAGCTGCGGTCCAAAAGCGTTCGTGAAAGGTCAATATGATGACGTTAACCGCGAAAATTTGATGAATGACCAATGGTCCGAAACTGATATGCAAAAAGCTGTTCAGGATTTGGTAGCAAGCTTAATGAATTCTCCGATCATTACACAGTCTAAAAAAATGCCGGTGGTGATGGTTACAAATCTTCAAAATAAAACCAGCGAGCATATCGATACTCAAAGTATTATGGACATGGTTCGTGTAGAGCTTATGCAATCTGGCCGAGTGGCATTCATCGATAAAGAGGCTCGCCAAGATATCTCTGACGAATACAACTATCAAAACTCTGGCATGGTAGAAGACGCTTCTAAAAAAGGTCCCGGCGGTCAAATTGGTGCGGATTTCATCATCAACGGTCGTCTTGATTCTATCGTGCAAGAAGTCGGCAAAGATAAGTCAGTGTACTATAAACTGACTTTGAATCTGACGAACCTTAAAACCAGCATGATTCAATGGACGAACCAAAAGCAAATCCGTAAGACGTTCAAAAAGAAATCTATCGGTCTGTAA
- a CDS encoding PrkA family serine protein kinase, translating to MASKIDLHSLVTNWQNTSVQAKEHWSGTFEEYLDLVKQNPKITRNAYQRMYDMIIEEGTEQYIDFKKEVTRFKFFDDVHNNGKDAVFGLDVQLNKLVNVLKAAALGYGTEKRVILLHGPVGSAKSTICRMLKKGLERYSHSKSGALYTFEWIDEKQELGGLLGKETKVFPSPMNEEPLLLIPEELRPQIFDAINKGQEGSYRVQLDGELSPPSRFIFKALMERYDGDLMKVLSHVRVKRFFISEADRVGIGTFQPKDEKNQDSTELTGDINYRKIAEYGSDSDPRAFNFDGEFNVANRGLIEFVEVLKLDVAFLYDLLGASQEHRVKPKKFAQTHIDEVIIGHTNEPEYRRLQDNEFMEALRDRTVKIDVPYITRWRDEINIYKRDFNSNKVRGISIAPHTVEMAAMWAILTRLEKPKKANLTRLQKLKLYNGKTLPNYTEDNVRELRKETQREGLEGISARYIQDKLSNALVTAQQSNKGSVNPFMVLKELESGLKNHSLISNDELKAEYKELLGVVMQEYEEIIKGEVQRAISADESAMQRLTGNYIDNVKAYTQRERVRNQFTGNDEEPDERLMRSIEEKIEIPESRKDDFRREIMNYIGALALEGRKFNYKMNERLHKAIELKLFEDQKDSIKLTTLVSNVADKDTQEKIDIVKTRLIKDFGYDEISATDVLHYVASIFARGDVKNK from the coding sequence ATGGCCTCTAAGATTGATCTTCATTCATTGGTAACCAACTGGCAGAACACAAGTGTCCAGGCCAAAGAACACTGGAGCGGCACATTCGAGGAATACCTCGATTTAGTGAAGCAAAATCCAAAAATCACCAGAAACGCCTACCAACGCATGTATGACATGATCATTGAGGAAGGCACCGAGCAATACATTGATTTCAAAAAAGAAGTCACACGCTTTAAATTCTTTGATGACGTTCACAATAACGGTAAAGACGCGGTTTTCGGTCTTGATGTGCAGTTGAATAAATTGGTGAACGTACTTAAAGCCGCGGCTTTAGGATACGGAACAGAAAAACGTGTCATCTTACTTCACGGTCCGGTAGGCAGTGCGAAATCTACTATCTGCCGCATGCTAAAAAAAGGCTTAGAGCGCTACTCACACTCTAAATCGGGTGCCCTTTACACGTTTGAATGGATCGATGAAAAACAAGAATTGGGTGGACTTCTTGGTAAAGAAACAAAAGTTTTTCCTTCGCCGATGAATGAAGAACCTTTGTTGCTTATCCCTGAAGAACTTCGCCCGCAAATTTTTGATGCTATTAATAAAGGCCAAGAAGGTTCTTACCGTGTTCAGCTTGACGGTGAACTAAGTCCTCCATCACGCTTTATTTTCAAAGCATTGATGGAACGATATGATGGTGACTTGATGAAAGTTCTTTCCCACGTGCGTGTGAAAAGATTTTTCATTTCTGAAGCTGATCGCGTCGGGATTGGAACATTCCAACCAAAAGATGAAAAGAATCAGGATAGTACTGAGCTTACGGGGGATATCAATTACCGTAAGATCGCGGAATATGGTTCAGACTCCGATCCTCGCGCATTTAACTTTGACGGTGAATTTAACGTCGCCAACCGTGGTTTGATTGAGTTCGTTGAGGTTCTAAAGCTTGACGTGGCATTCTTGTACGATCTTTTAGGGGCTTCTCAGGAACACCGCGTGAAACCTAAAAAGTTCGCGCAAACGCACATCGATGAAGTCATCATCGGTCACACGAATGAGCCGGAGTACCGTCGTTTGCAAGACAATGAGTTCATGGAAGCTCTTCGCGACCGTACCGTGAAAATCGACGTGCCTTACATCACTCGTTGGAGAGATGAAATCAATATTTACAAACGTGATTTTAATTCCAACAAAGTGCGTGGTATCAGTATCGCTCCGCACACGGTTGAGATGGCGGCGATGTGGGCGATTTTAACTCGTTTAGAAAAGCCAAAAAAAGCAAACCTAACTCGTTTGCAAAAACTAAAACTGTATAACGGTAAAACCTTGCCAAACTATACCGAAGACAACGTGCGTGAGCTTCGTAAAGAAACTCAGCGCGAAGGTTTAGAAGGTATTTCGGCTCGTTATATCCAAGATAAGCTTTCTAATGCGCTCGTGACCGCGCAACAGTCCAACAAGGGCTCGGTCAACCCATTCATGGTATTGAAAGAGCTTGAGTCGGGGTTAAAAAATCACTCGCTCATTTCAAACGATGAGTTGAAAGCCGAATACAAAGAACTGCTTGGCGTCGTCATGCAGGAATACGAAGAGATTATCAAAGGCGAAGTGCAACGCGCGATCAGTGCCGATGAAAGTGCGATGCAAAGGTTGACGGGTAATTATATCGATAACGTCAAAGCCTATACCCAACGTGAAAGAGTTCGTAATCAGTTCACCGGAAATGATGAAGAACCCGATGAGCGTTTAATGCGTTCGATCGAAGAAAAGATTGAAATTCCTGAATCTCGTAAAGACGACTTCCGTCGTGAGATCATGAACTACATCGGGGCGTTGGCGCTGGAAGGTCGCAAGTTCAATTACAAAATGAATGAAAGACTTCATAAGGCGATTGAGTTGAAACTGTTTGAAGATCAAAAAGACAGTATCAAGCTTACGACATTAGTTTCGAACG
- a CDS encoding type II secretion system protein, whose product MKNEQIQEVRSSGMLLIMGLVGLSLAIVATPWNRQFQDSRVEVALQKAEIVGYQVVQIYREASKSSLPDDKKSRVPASISSSDSAFPADLRSTGTMGTDPWGAPFRYRILSADKSGNVRILVWSTGPNQKAETADLDNEEAVIAGQPSYAGDDIGVLLSMTHN is encoded by the coding sequence ATGAAAAATGAACAAATTCAAGAGGTTAGGTCTTCAGGAATGCTCCTAATAATGGGGCTGGTGGGTCTTTCTTTGGCCATTGTGGCCACACCCTGGAACCGCCAATTTCAGGATTCTCGGGTCGAAGTCGCACTGCAGAAAGCAGAGATCGTTGGCTACCAAGTTGTACAAATTTACCGCGAAGCGTCCAAGTCTTCACTGCCTGATGACAAGAAATCCCGCGTTCCAGCCTCTATCTCTTCGTCTGACAGCGCCTTTCCCGCCGACTTGCGCAGCACAGGAACCATGGGAACGGACCCCTGGGGAGCTCCCTTCCGTTATCGCATTTTGTCGGCAGATAAATCGGGCAATGTACGAATTCTTGTTTGGTCTACAGGACCCAATCAAAAGGCGGAAACAGCGGATTTGGACAATGAAGAGGCGGTCATCGCTGGTCAACCAAGCTATGCAGGGGACGACATAGGAGTCCTTCTCAGTATGACACACAATTAA
- a CDS encoding polyhydroxyalkanoate synthesis regulator DNA-binding domain-containing protein — MINQNETMTSKPNSKVKIIKRYQNRKLYDTQQSCYVTLDDIAKMIRTNEEVMVIDNKSKNDITAATLTQIIFEAEKKASQYAPLFTLREIIQNGNGSISGYLAKLGAFPQDYMTKQQVNTVVENASADSSKQNLENRVASAATRYSTDTTAKVAAEKATVLPGLQQDDETPNLPGIALNLNN, encoded by the coding sequence TTGATCAACCAAAACGAAACAATGACATCTAAGCCAAATTCTAAAGTTAAAATCATCAAGCGCTATCAGAACCGCAAACTTTACGACACACAACAAAGCTGCTATGTGACTTTAGATGATATCGCTAAAATGATCCGCACTAACGAAGAAGTGATGGTCATCGACAATAAATCTAAAAACGACATCACTGCGGCTACTTTGACGCAAATCATCTTCGAAGCTGAAAAGAAAGCATCTCAATACGCTCCTCTTTTCACCCTTCGCGAAATCATCCAAAACGGCAACGGCAGCATCTCGGGCTACCTTGCTAAACTTGGTGCTTTCCCTCAGGATTACATGACTAAACAACAAGTAAACACAGTTGTTGAAAATGCTTCTGCGGACAGCTCTAAACAAAACCTTGAAAACCGTGTTGCTTCTGCTGCTACTCGTTACAGCACAGACACTACTGCTAAAGTAGCTGCTGAAAAAGCAACTGTACTTCCAGGTCTTCAACAAGACGACGAAACTCCAAACCTTCCTGGTATTGCTCTTAACTTGAACAACTAG